In Anaerobacillus isosaccharinicus, one genomic interval encodes:
- the pnp gene encoding polyribonucleotide nucleotidyltransferase has translation MEHETKKFSMDWAGRELTFEIGEFAKQANGAVMVRYGETAVLATVTASKSPKPLNFFPLTVNYEERLYAAGKIPGGFIKREGRPSENAILTSRLIDRPIRPLFPDGFRNEVQVISIVMSIDQNCSPEMAAMVGSSLALSISDIPFDGPIAGVTIGRIDGEFIINPTTEQLEKSDIHLVVAGTKDGINMVEAGAEEVSEEVMLEAIMFGHEEIKRLVAFQEEIVAKLGTIEKTEIILHKIDADIESSVRELADLELRQAVQVNEKHARQAAIDAVMEKTVTHFEEQEEEINIAEVKEVLHKIVKEEVRRLITKEKVRPDGRAKDEIRPLSSKIDILPRTHGSGLFTRGQTQALSICTLGALGDVQILDGLGIEESKRFMHHYNFPLFSVGETGPIRGPGRREIGHGALGERALDPVIPSEKTFPYTIRLVSEVLESNGSTSQASICASTLAMMAAGVPIKAPVAGIAMGLIAEGEDYTVLTDIQGMEDHLGDMDFKVAGTKDGITALQMDIKISGINKPILEEALEQARQGRLHILENMLEAISEPKEELSQYAPKIVILKINPDKIRDVIGPSGKIINKIIEETGVKIDIEQDGTVFIGSINQEMNARAKQIIEDIVREVEVGETYLGTVKRIEKFGAFVEIFKGKDGLVHISQLAEERVNKVEDVIAIGDQILVKVTEVDNQGRVNLSRKAVLKEQKQES, from the coding sequence ATGGAACATGAAACAAAAAAGTTTTCAATGGATTGGGCAGGTAGAGAGTTAACGTTTGAAATTGGCGAGTTTGCAAAACAAGCAAATGGTGCTGTCATGGTAAGATATGGAGAAACAGCGGTACTAGCAACTGTAACAGCATCTAAATCACCAAAACCATTAAATTTCTTTCCGCTTACAGTAAACTATGAAGAGCGTTTATATGCGGCTGGTAAAATCCCTGGAGGTTTTATTAAACGAGAAGGTCGACCGAGTGAAAATGCGATTTTAACGAGTAGATTAATTGACAGACCTATTCGTCCGCTTTTCCCTGACGGTTTCCGTAACGAAGTACAGGTTATAAGTATCGTCATGAGTATCGATCAAAATTGTTCTCCAGAAATGGCAGCGATGGTAGGTTCATCATTAGCGCTATCAATTTCTGATATTCCGTTTGATGGTCCAATTGCTGGAGTAACTATTGGAAGAATTGACGGTGAATTCATTATCAATCCAACTACAGAACAATTAGAGAAAAGCGATATTCACTTAGTTGTTGCAGGGACTAAGGATGGAATTAACATGGTTGAAGCAGGTGCTGAGGAAGTATCAGAAGAAGTTATGTTAGAAGCAATTATGTTTGGTCATGAAGAAATCAAACGTCTAGTTGCTTTCCAAGAAGAAATTGTTGCGAAACTTGGTACGATTGAAAAAACAGAAATCATTCTTCATAAAATAGATGCTGATATTGAATCTTCAGTTCGCGAACTTGCAGACCTTGAATTAAGACAAGCAGTTCAAGTGAATGAGAAGCATGCTAGACAAGCCGCTATTGATGCAGTTATGGAGAAAACTGTGACACATTTCGAAGAGCAAGAAGAAGAAATCAATATTGCTGAAGTTAAAGAAGTTCTTCATAAAATTGTCAAGGAAGAAGTAAGACGTTTAATTACGAAAGAAAAAGTTCGACCAGATGGACGAGCTAAAGATGAAATTCGTCCACTTAGTTCTAAAATCGATATATTACCAAGAACACACGGTTCTGGTTTATTTACTAGAGGACAAACTCAAGCATTAAGCATTTGTACGCTTGGCGCGTTAGGTGATGTTCAAATCCTTGATGGATTAGGAATCGAAGAATCAAAACGTTTTATGCACCACTATAACTTCCCGTTATTTAGTGTTGGTGAAACTGGACCGATTCGTGGGCCAGGTCGTCGAGAAATTGGTCATGGTGCCCTTGGTGAGCGTGCATTAGATCCAGTTATTCCTTCTGAGAAGACATTCCCGTATACGATTCGTCTGGTATCAGAAGTATTAGAATCTAACGGTTCTACATCTCAAGCAAGTATTTGTGCTAGTACTCTTGCGATGATGGCTGCTGGTGTTCCAATTAAAGCTCCAGTTGCAGGTATTGCGATGGGTCTTATTGCAGAAGGCGAAGACTATACAGTTTTAACTGACATTCAAGGTATGGAAGATCATTTAGGAGATATGGACTTTAAAGTAGCAGGTACAAAAGACGGAATTACTGCACTGCAAATGGACATTAAAATTTCCGGCATCAATAAACCTATCTTAGAAGAAGCGTTAGAACAAGCTAGACAAGGTCGTTTGCATATTTTAGAAAACATGCTTGAGGCGATTAGCGAGCCAAAAGAAGAGCTTTCCCAGTATGCACCAAAGATCGTAATCTTGAAAATTAATCCTGATAAAATCCGTGATGTAATTGGACCAAGTGGGAAAATAATTAACAAGATTATTGAAGAAACTGGTGTAAAAATTGATATCGAACAGGATGGTACTGTGTTTATCGGTTCGATTAATCAAGAGATGAATGCACGAGCAAAACAAATAATTGAAGATATCGTCCGTGAAGTTGAAGTAGGCGAAACATATCTTGGAACAGTTAAACGAATCGAAAAATTCGGTGCTTTTGTAGAAATCTTTAAAGGGAAAGATGGACTTGTTCACATCTCACAACTTGCTGAAGAGCGTGTTAATAAAGTTGAGGATGTTATTGCAATAGGTGACCAGATTTTAGTTAAGGTAACCGAAGTTGATAACCAAGGCAGAGTGAACCTATCACGTAAAGCTGTCCTAAAAGAACAAAAGCAAGAAAGTTAA
- a CDS encoding YlmC/YmxH family sporulation protein, translating to MRLSEISGKEIIDYDKGERLGVLGQTDLVIDEETGKIESFIIPSMKWFGLGKKEKEVTVYWRQIIKIGADMIIIDVDKE from the coding sequence GTGAGATTAAGTGAAATTAGCGGAAAAGAAATTATTGATTACGATAAGGGAGAAAGACTAGGAGTGTTAGGGCAAACAGATCTAGTCATTGATGAAGAAACAGGGAAAATCGAATCATTTATTATACCCTCAATGAAATGGTTTGGTTTAGGAAAGAAAGAAAAGGAAGTTACGGTTTATTGGCGTCAAATCATTAAGATTGGTGCCGACATGATTATCATAGATGTTGATAAAGAATAG
- a CDS encoding M16 family metallopeptidase, producing the protein MIQKFETPNGLRIVLEKIPTVRSVSIGIWIGTGSRFESTEVNGVSHFLEHMFFKGTKKRTAQEIAEAFDGIGGQVNAFTSKEYTCYYAKVLDDHAQIALDVLSDMFFHSLFEEHELEKEKNVVLEEIKMYEDAPDDIVHDLLAVASFGTHSLGYPILGTKETLKSFSDKTLRDYMNDQYTAENVVISVAGNVDESFIQQIESIFKDVDKSKQKREYITPAFLAEKVVRKKETEQAHLCIGFNGLGIGHEDIYSLVLLNNILGGSMSSRLFQEVREKRGLAYSVFSYHSSYHDNGMLTVYSGTAPHQLDELYETIMATLDNISKNGITEKELTKGKEQLKGNLMLSLESTNSRMSRNGKNELLLKRHRSLDETIEEINNVSLTNVNNLSFEIFSKAYSTALISPQGELPKNFK; encoded by the coding sequence TTGATACAAAAATTTGAAACTCCCAATGGTTTAAGAATCGTATTAGAAAAAATTCCAACAGTGAGATCGGTTTCTATAGGTATATGGATTGGAACTGGCTCTCGGTTTGAGTCTACTGAAGTAAATGGTGTTTCGCATTTTTTGGAGCATATGTTTTTTAAAGGAACCAAAAAGCGTACAGCTCAAGAAATTGCAGAAGCATTTGATGGTATTGGTGGTCAAGTTAATGCTTTTACGTCTAAAGAGTATACTTGTTACTATGCCAAAGTTTTAGATGATCATGCCCAAATTGCATTAGATGTATTATCCGATATGTTTTTTCATTCTCTTTTTGAAGAACATGAGTTAGAAAAAGAGAAAAATGTTGTTCTTGAAGAAATAAAAATGTACGAAGATGCTCCAGATGATATTGTTCATGATTTATTAGCAGTGGCAAGCTTCGGAACGCATTCACTAGGGTACCCAATTTTAGGGACGAAGGAAACGTTAAAGTCTTTTTCTGATAAGACTTTAAGAGATTATATGAATGATCAGTATACCGCTGAGAATGTTGTTATTTCAGTTGCCGGAAATGTTGATGAAAGCTTTATTCAACAGATCGAATCAATTTTCAAGGATGTCGATAAGAGTAAGCAAAAACGTGAATATATCACGCCTGCTTTTTTAGCAGAAAAGGTTGTTCGAAAAAAGGAAACCGAGCAAGCGCATCTTTGTATAGGATTTAACGGCCTAGGAATTGGACACGAGGACATTTACAGTCTTGTCCTTTTAAATAACATCTTAGGCGGAAGTATGAGTAGTCGCTTGTTTCAAGAGGTAAGAGAGAAAAGAGGTCTTGCGTATTCAGTATTCTCTTACCATTCCTCATACCATGATAACGGGATGTTGACAGTGTATAGCGGCACTGCCCCTCATCAGCTTGATGAGTTATATGAAACAATTATGGCGACTTTAGATAACATATCTAAAAATGGGATTACTGAAAAAGAGTTAACAAAAGGAAAAGAACAATTAAAAGGAAATCTAATGCTTAGCTTAGAAAGCACAAATAGCAGAATGAGCCGAAATGGAAAAAATGAGCTTCTTTTAAAACGTCACAGGTCATTGGATGAAACGATTGAAGAAATTAATAATGTTTCACTGACAAACGTTAATAATTTGAGTTTTGAGATATTTTCTAAAGCTTATTCAACAGCTTTAATTAGTCCTCAAGGAGAACTTCCTAAAAACTTTAAATAA
- the rpsO gene encoding 30S ribosomal protein S15: MALTQERKNEIIETFKVHDTDTGSPEVQIAILTEQINTLNGHLRTHKKDHHSRRGLLKMVGQRRNLLTYLRNNDVTRYRNLVDKLGLRR, encoded by the coding sequence ATGGCATTAACTCAAGAGCGTAAAAATGAAATCATTGAAACGTTTAAAGTGCACGATACTGATACTGGATCTCCAGAAGTTCAGATCGCTATCCTAACGGAGCAAATCAATACGTTAAACGGTCATTTACGTACCCACAAGAAGGATCATCACTCACGTCGTGGTCTTTTAAAAATGGTTGGACAACGTCGTAACTTACTTACGTACCTACGTAACAACGATGTTACACGTTACCGTAACTTAGTTGACAAGCTTGGTTTACGTAGATAA
- the truB gene encoding tRNA pseudouridine(55) synthase TruB, with the protein MEFQGILPLHKPKGMTSHDCVAKLRRILRTRKIGHTGTLDPEVTGVLPICIGRATKVAQYMSDYSKTYEGEVTIGYSTTTEDFTGDVVDKKCVKSLFSRQEIEEVLQSFTGEIKQIPPMYSAVKVNGKKLYEYARAGIEVDRPERLVFIHELALLTEPKIVDGYKLKFSFRAHCSKGTYIRTLAVDIGKKLGFPAHMSALIRTASGPFTLEDCLTFEEIENAVATEGLQGKLLKLEDALSFLGKIVVDEATAAKVMNGMVLPVPKELDDNRFTVYNEEGECIAIYIKHPTKAGLMKPEKILKNDVLG; encoded by the coding sequence ATGGAGTTTCAAGGAATTTTACCTTTACATAAACCAAAAGGAATGACTTCACATGATTGTGTTGCCAAACTAAGACGAATTTTGAGGACGAGAAAAATTGGTCACACGGGTACACTAGACCCAGAGGTTACTGGAGTACTACCAATATGCATTGGCCGGGCAACGAAAGTAGCCCAGTATATGTCCGACTATTCAAAGACATATGAAGGAGAAGTAACAATTGGTTATTCTACGACAACAGAAGATTTTACTGGAGATGTTGTTGATAAAAAGTGCGTTAAAAGTTTATTCTCTAGACAAGAAATTGAAGAAGTACTACAATCTTTTACAGGAGAAATTAAGCAAATTCCACCGATGTATTCTGCTGTAAAGGTTAATGGAAAAAAGCTATATGAATATGCAAGAGCAGGTATTGAAGTTGACCGACCAGAGCGTTTGGTATTTATTCATGAGTTGGCCTTACTTACAGAACCAAAAATAGTTGATGGCTATAAACTTAAATTTTCATTCCGAGCACATTGTAGCAAAGGGACGTACATTCGTACATTAGCAGTAGATATCGGAAAAAAATTAGGTTTTCCTGCTCACATGTCAGCCTTAATTAGAACTGCATCTGGTCCTTTTACTCTTGAAGATTGCCTTACATTTGAAGAAATTGAAAATGCTGTTGCAACAGAGGGACTTCAAGGAAAGTTACTGAAGCTAGAGGATGCGTTGTCATTTTTAGGAAAGATTGTAGTAGATGAAGCTACAGCGGCTAAAGTAATGAATGGAATGGTATTACCCGTGCCAAAAGAGTTAGACGATAACCGTTTCACCGTTTATAATGAAGAAGGTGAATGTATCGCTATCTATATAAAACATCCTACTAAAGCAGGTTTAATGAAACCTGAAAAAATATTAAAAAATGATGTGTTAGGATAA
- the ribF gene encoding bifunctional riboflavin kinase/FAD synthetase: METIMLSHPHQLKKENIRETVIALGFFDGVHLGHQQVIKTAKQLAEQKQMQSAVMTFSPHPKEILRGQSEKLDYLSPLPEKSKLIEEIGVDVLYVIQFTQDFANLTPQQFVDDYLIGLNVKHVVAGFDYSYGKLGKGTMETLPFHSRKAFTQTTISKVENQQEKVSSTYIRNLLTSGDVASIPPVLGRYYEVKGTVVHGEKRGRQIGFPTANIDTERYFLPTTGVYAVCLKVKNRTYEGVCNIGYKPTFHDNKSYKSVEVHLFDFDDQIYNEKVIIQWIDRIRSEKKFNSIEELVEQIHQDKEKAKLILNKINMCSCNL; encoded by the coding sequence TTGGAAACGATTATGCTCTCACATCCTCATCAGTTAAAGAAAGAAAATATAAGAGAAACAGTAATCGCCCTAGGATTTTTTGATGGTGTTCATTTAGGTCATCAGCAAGTAATTAAAACTGCTAAACAGTTAGCTGAGCAAAAGCAAATGCAATCTGCAGTTATGACTTTTAGCCCGCATCCAAAAGAAATACTTCGAGGACAGTCTGAGAAATTAGATTACTTAAGTCCCTTGCCAGAAAAGAGCAAGCTAATTGAAGAAATTGGTGTCGATGTTTTATATGTCATTCAATTTACGCAAGACTTTGCAAATCTAACGCCACAACAGTTCGTTGACGATTACTTAATCGGGTTAAATGTAAAACATGTAGTTGCAGGCTTTGATTACTCATATGGTAAACTTGGGAAAGGAACCATGGAAACTCTCCCTTTTCATTCGAGAAAAGCATTTACACAAACGACCATCTCTAAAGTTGAAAACCAACAAGAGAAAGTTAGTTCTACCTATATTCGTAATCTATTAACGAGTGGTGATGTAGCCTCTATCCCCCCTGTTTTAGGGAGATACTATGAGGTCAAAGGAACTGTAGTGCATGGTGAAAAGCGTGGTAGACAAATTGGCTTTCCAACAGCTAATATTGACACTGAGAGGTACTTTCTCCCAACTACAGGTGTTTATGCAGTGTGTCTAAAAGTGAAGAACCGAACATATGAAGGCGTGTGTAATATCGGTTATAAACCGACGTTTCATGATAATAAATCTTATAAATCTGTCGAAGTTCACTTATTTGATTTTGATGATCAAATTTACAACGAAAAAGTGATTATTCAATGGATTGATCGGATTAGAAGTGAGAAAAAGTTTAATTCAATTGAAGAATTGGTTGAGCAAATTCATCAAGATAAAGAGAAAGCTAAGCTAATTTTAAATAAAATAAACATGTGTTCTTGCAATTTGTAG
- the infB gene encoding translation initiation factor IF-2, with protein sequence MRKMRVYEYAKEKNISSKEIIEKLKSLNIEVTNHMSVITEDAMKQLEGPKKEAPQKEVPKKTPQTNQGANQSANTKKKGKVDQKPANKGNFNQNNNSNQKNKKQNKKNHQNNNNKPQIEEKKETMQTPSKITYSGSLTVGELAKLLYKEPSELIKKLLFLGVMATINQELDKDSIELIASDYGVEVEEEIILEATDFERYEEDDDPKDLKERPPVVTIMGHVDHGKTTLLDSIRHTKVTAGEAGGITQHIGAYQVDINGKKITFLDTPGHAAFTTMRARGAQVTDITILVVAADDGVMPQTVEAINHAKAAEVPIIVAVNKMDKEGANPDRVMQELTEHGLVSEAWGGDTIFVSVSALKGEGIDELLEMILLVSEVEEYKANPKAYARGTVVEAELDKGRGAVATLLVQSGTLHVGDPIVVGNTFGRVRAMVNDLGRRVKIAGPSAPVEITGLSDVPQAGDQFLVFKDEKTARSVGEARASKQRDAERSENSKVSLDDLFNRIQQGEIKEINVIIKGDVQGSVEAMRGSLEKIDVEGVKVNIIHTGVGAITESDIILASASNAIVIGFNVRPDVNAKRTADSEKVDIRLHRVIYNAIDEIEAAMKGMLDPEFEEKVIGQVEVRTTFKVSKVGTIAGCYVTEGKITRDATVRLIRDGVVIYEGKIDALKRFKDDAKEVATNYECGITLEKFNDIKEGDIIEAYVMEEIKRT encoded by the coding sequence ATGAGGAAGATGCGAGTATATGAATACGCAAAAGAGAAAAATATTTCTAGTAAAGAAATAATTGAGAAATTAAAGTCACTAAATATCGAGGTAACTAACCATATGTCAGTCATCACTGAAGATGCGATGAAACAATTAGAGGGTCCTAAAAAAGAAGCTCCACAAAAAGAAGTGCCGAAAAAAACGCCACAAACGAACCAAGGCGCTAATCAATCAGCTAATACTAAAAAAAAAGGTAAGGTTGATCAAAAGCCTGCTAACAAAGGAAATTTTAATCAAAACAATAATTCAAACCAAAAAAATAAAAAGCAAAACAAGAAAAATCATCAAAACAATAACAATAAGCCACAAATAGAAGAGAAGAAAGAAACTATGCAGACACCGTCTAAAATTACGTACTCAGGTTCTTTAACTGTTGGAGAACTAGCAAAATTACTTTACAAAGAGCCTTCAGAGCTTATTAAAAAATTATTATTTTTAGGAGTAATGGCTACAATTAATCAAGAATTAGATAAAGATTCAATTGAATTAATTGCTAGTGATTATGGTGTTGAAGTTGAAGAAGAAATTATTTTGGAAGCTACTGATTTTGAGAGATACGAAGAAGATGATGATCCAAAAGATTTAAAAGAAAGGCCACCAGTTGTTACAATCATGGGTCACGTTGACCACGGTAAGACAACACTTTTGGATTCGATTCGTCATACAAAAGTAACTGCAGGTGAAGCAGGAGGAATTACCCAACATATCGGTGCATACCAAGTTGACATTAATGGTAAGAAAATTACGTTTTTAGATACACCTGGTCACGCCGCTTTTACAACTATGCGTGCTCGTGGAGCGCAAGTTACTGATATTACCATTCTAGTTGTTGCTGCTGATGATGGTGTAATGCCACAAACAGTAGAAGCCATTAATCATGCTAAAGCTGCAGAAGTACCAATTATTGTAGCTGTGAATAAAATGGATAAAGAAGGTGCTAATCCTGACCGTGTTATGCAGGAGTTAACGGAACACGGCTTAGTATCTGAAGCTTGGGGTGGAGATACAATTTTCGTATCTGTATCTGCACTTAAAGGTGAAGGTATCGATGAACTGTTAGAAATGATTTTACTTGTTTCTGAAGTAGAAGAATATAAAGCAAATCCAAAAGCATATGCACGTGGGACGGTTGTTGAAGCGGAACTTGATAAAGGACGTGGTGCAGTTGCTACTTTACTAGTTCAATCAGGAACGTTGCATGTAGGGGATCCTATAGTTGTTGGTAACACGTTCGGACGCGTTAGAGCAATGGTTAACGATTTAGGCCGCCGTGTGAAAATTGCTGGTCCATCTGCACCTGTAGAAATTACTGGACTTAGTGATGTTCCTCAAGCTGGAGATCAATTCTTAGTATTCAAAGACGAAAAAACAGCTAGGTCAGTTGGTGAAGCTCGTGCAAGTAAACAACGTGATGCAGAGCGTTCTGAAAATAGTAAAGTTAGCTTAGATGATTTGTTTAACCGAATTCAACAAGGTGAAATAAAAGAAATTAACGTCATCATTAAAGGTGATGTACAAGGATCGGTTGAAGCTATGAGAGGTTCACTTGAGAAAATAGATGTTGAAGGTGTTAAAGTTAACATCATTCACACAGGTGTAGGTGCAATTACCGAATCAGACATCATTTTAGCTAGTGCATCAAATGCAATCGTTATTGGGTTCAATGTGCGCCCTGATGTAAATGCTAAGCGTACCGCTGATAGTGAAAAAGTAGATATTCGTCTTCACCGTGTTATTTATAATGCGATTGATGAAATCGAGGCGGCAATGAAGGGGATGCTTGACCCTGAATTTGAAGAAAAGGTGATTGGCCAAGTTGAAGTTCGTACAACATTTAAAGTTTCAAAAGTTGGAACAATTGCTGGTTGTTACGTTACGGAAGGGAAAATCACACGTGATGCTACTGTTCGTTTAATTCGTGATGGTGTTGTTATTTATGAAGGTAAGATCGATGCACTTAAGCGTTTTAAAGATGATGCTAAAGAAGTTGCAACTAACTATGAGTGTGGTATTACCTTAGAAAAATTCAATGATATCAAAGAAGGCGATATTATTGAAGCTTATGTAATGGAGGAAATTAAACGTACATGA
- the rbfA gene encoding 30S ribosome-binding factor RbfA: MSVRANRVGEQIKKEMTDILQRELKDPRIGFVTVTGVEVTGDLQQATIYITVLGNEEQKEATLQGLSKATGFIRSEIGKRIRLRKTPELIFKFDESTEYGNKIATLLLELNRQQDQQ, encoded by the coding sequence ATGAGTGTTCGTGCCAATCGTGTTGGTGAACAAATAAAAAAAGAAATGACAGACATTCTTCAACGAGAACTAAAAGATCCAAGAATTGGTTTTGTTACTGTTACTGGTGTTGAAGTTACAGGAGATTTACAACAAGCAACAATTTATATTACTGTTCTTGGAAATGAAGAACAAAAAGAAGCTACGTTACAAGGGCTTTCAAAAGCAACTGGCTTTATCCGCTCAGAAATTGGGAAAAGAATTAGGCTCAGAAAAACTCCAGAACTTATCTTTAAGTTTGATGAGTCTACTGAGTATGGAAATAAAATTGCAACACTTCTATTAGAACTTAACAGACAGCAAGATCAACAATAA
- a CDS encoding polysaccharide deacetylase family protein, whose protein sequence is MLKKFILQICTFFIIFVLSFGTIQNPYTSNYIENIKRESITVSTFNDPLFIELKQYAEKHNKAPINAVVDKVWKAIPGLNGLEVDIEASYEKMRKDGNFSESKVVYKQVQPEIKLSDLPPVPIYRGNPEKQMVTLLVNVAWGNEYLPSMLKIMQAHNVKSTFFLDGSWTKKNPTLAKMIIDEGHEIGNHAYSHPDMKKLSNGRISDEIKKTNEVIKATLDVTPKWFAPPSGSFRQDVVDIAKKMDMYTILWTVDTVDWRNPEPSAMVTRVLQKVEPGAMILMHPTASSTGGLEQLITGLKAKGYQISTVTNLLSEERTGVPSETLESY, encoded by the coding sequence ATGTTGAAGAAGTTTATTTTACAAATTTGCACTTTTTTTATTATATTTGTTTTGTCATTTGGTACAATTCAAAATCCATATACGTCTAATTACATAGAGAATATAAAAAGGGAGAGTATTACAGTATCTACCTTCAATGATCCTCTTTTTATAGAGTTAAAGCAGTATGCCGAGAAACATAACAAGGCGCCGATTAATGCAGTAGTAGATAAAGTGTGGAAAGCTATTCCCGGACTTAATGGTTTGGAAGTTGATATTGAAGCATCTTATGAAAAAATGCGAAAAGATGGGAATTTTTCGGAAAGTAAGGTAGTATATAAACAAGTGCAACCTGAAATTAAGTTAAGTGATTTACCACCTGTACCGATTTATCGAGGCAACCCCGAAAAACAAATGGTTACATTACTCGTTAATGTTGCTTGGGGAAATGAATATTTACCATCAATGTTAAAAATTATGCAAGCGCATAATGTAAAATCAACTTTCTTTCTAGATGGTTCTTGGACAAAGAAAAATCCTACTTTAGCAAAAATGATTATAGATGAAGGACATGAAATTGGAAATCACGCTTATTCTCATCCGGACATGAAAAAGTTGTCTAATGGGAGGATCAGTGATGAAATAAAAAAGACAAATGAAGTAATCAAGGCAACTTTAGACGTTACGCCTAAATGGTTTGCACCACCAAGTGGAAGCTTTCGACAGGATGTTGTTGATATAGCAAAGAAAATGGATATGTATACGATACTTTGGACAGTGGATACTGTAGATTGGCGAAATCCTGAACCATCTGCAATGGTCACTCGTGTTCTGCAAAAAGTAGAGCCTGGCGCAATGATCTTAATGCATCCAACCGCTAGTAGCACTGGTGGATTAGAGCAACTAATTACAGGCTTAAAAGCAAAGGGATATCAAATTAGTACTGTTACTAATCTCCTTAGTGAGGAGAGGACTGGTGTTCCTAGTGAGACTCTAGAGTCATATTGA
- the dpaA gene encoding dipicolinic acid synthetase subunit A: protein MLTGKHVAIIGGDARQLEVIRKLIELDAKISLIGFDQLDEGFVGATKTQLSQVDFRTVEAIMLPVSGTSLEGEVETIFSNEKIILKEDHLKSTPKHCTVYSGISNQYLKNIVQASDRKLVELFERDDVAIYNSIPTMEGTLMMVIQNTDITIHRSNVVVLGFGRVGMSVARAFHALGANVKVAAIESDLLARVFEMGFQPVELAHLAKEIENTDVCINTIPAKVLTGNILAKMPTRSLIIDLASKPGGTDFRYAEKRGIKAMLVPGLPGIVAPKTAGQIIANVLSKLLLEEQHNIEEEQS, encoded by the coding sequence ATGTTAACAGGGAAACATGTTGCGATTATTGGTGGAGATGCAAGACAACTTGAAGTGATCCGCAAACTAATCGAACTTGATGCAAAAATATCATTAATTGGCTTTGATCAACTAGACGAGGGCTTTGTTGGTGCGACGAAAACGCAGCTTAGTCAAGTTGACTTTCGTACGGTGGAAGCAATCATGCTGCCCGTTAGTGGAACTAGTTTAGAAGGTGAAGTAGAGACAATTTTTTCTAATGAAAAAATTATTTTAAAGGAAGACCACCTAAAATCAACGCCAAAGCATTGTACAGTTTATTCAGGAATTAGTAATCAGTATTTAAAAAATATCGTTCAAGCTTCAGACAGAAAGCTTGTAGAACTATTTGAACGGGATGATGTAGCTATTTATAATTCTATACCAACTATGGAAGGAACGCTTATGATGGTGATACAGAATACGGATATTACCATTCACCGTTCAAATGTAGTTGTTTTAGGATTTGGTAGGGTAGGGATGTCTGTGGCTAGAGCATTTCATGCGTTGGGAGCCAATGTAAAAGTGGCTGCCATTGAAAGTGACCTCCTCGCTAGAGTATTTGAGATGGGGTTCCAACCTGTAGAGTTAGCTCACCTTGCTAAGGAAATTGAAAACACAGATGTTTGTATTAATACAATTCCCGCCAAAGTCCTAACCGGTAATATTTTAGCAAAGATGCCTACACGATCACTTATTATCGATTTAGCTTCAAAACCAGGAGGCACAGATTTTCGCTATGCAGAGAAAAGAGGAATTAAGGCAATGCTTGTTCCTGGATTACCAGGCATTGTTGCCCCGAAAACAGCAGGACAGATTATCGCAAATGTTCTTTCCAAATTGCTGCTAGAAGAACAACACAACATTGAGGAGGAACAATCATGA
- a CDS encoding DUF503 domain-containing protein: protein MIGAVTCECLIYDVQSLKGKRAVLKSIITRLKQRLNISVSETAYQDLWQRTEISIVTVASNRVVAEKELNKALAMIDSTPEIERTITNFEWF from the coding sequence ATGATCGGTGCTGTAACATGTGAATGTTTAATTTATGATGTCCAATCATTAAAGGGAAAGCGAGCTGTCCTTAAGAGTATAATAACTCGCTTAAAGCAAAGGCTAAACATATCAGTTTCTGAAACAGCCTACCAAGATTTGTGGCAACGAACTGAAATATCGATTGTTACTGTTGCTAGTAATCGCGTAGTCGCTGAAAAAGAACTAAACAAAGCTTTAGCAATGATTGACTCCACTCCAGAAATTGAACGAACCATTACAAACTTTGAATGGTTTTAA